The Actinomycetes bacterium genome has a segment encoding these proteins:
- a CDS encoding DUF72 domain-containing protein, with protein MPGGSVRVGISGWTYPPWRGVFYPKGLPQRRELEYAAQRLTSIEVNGSFYALQKPESWQTWRAETPDGFLFSVKGGRFITHMKKLNDVAVPLANFFASGMLALGDKLGPMLWQLPPNLGFDAGRIGDFLDLLPRTTAAAAATAAGHDERMAGRALVTTDADRPLRHAMEVRHHTFETEAFLDLLRSRDVAVVTADTAGKWPVFLEPTSSLAYVRLHGDEELYVSGYDDEALDLWAARVSGWAEAGHDVVVYFDNDAKVRAPVDAIALMARLGLRPLGA; from the coding sequence GTGCCGGGCGGCAGCGTGCGAGTGGGCATCTCCGGATGGACCTACCCGCCGTGGCGCGGCGTCTTCTACCCGAAGGGGCTGCCGCAGCGCCGCGAGCTGGAGTACGCCGCGCAACGACTCACCTCGATCGAGGTCAACGGGTCGTTCTACGCGCTGCAGAAGCCGGAGTCGTGGCAGACCTGGCGGGCCGAGACCCCGGACGGCTTCCTGTTCTCGGTCAAGGGCGGCCGGTTCATCACCCACATGAAGAAGCTCAACGACGTCGCCGTGCCGCTGGCCAACTTCTTCGCGTCCGGGATGCTCGCCCTGGGCGACAAGCTTGGCCCGATGCTGTGGCAGCTGCCGCCCAACCTCGGCTTCGACGCGGGCCGGATCGGCGACTTCCTCGACCTGCTGCCGAGGACGACAGCTGCGGCGGCCGCGACGGCCGCCGGCCACGACGAGCGGATGGCGGGCCGGGCGTTGGTGACCACCGACGCCGACCGCCCGCTGCGGCACGCGATGGAGGTGCGGCACCACACGTTCGAGACCGAGGCCTTCCTCGACCTGCTGCGGTCGCGCGACGTCGCCGTCGTGACGGCCGACACGGCGGGGAAGTGGCCGGTGTTCCTCGAGCCGACGTCGTCGCTGGCGTACGTCCGGCTGCACGGCGACGAGGAGCTCTACGTCAGCGGGTACGACGACGAGGCGCTGGACCTCTGGGCCGCCCGGGTGAGCGGCTGGGCCGAGGCCGGTCACGACGTCGTCGTCTACTTCGACAACGACGCGAAGGTCCGGGCGCCGGTCGACGCGATAGCGCTGATGGCGCGCCTCGGGCTGCGGCCCCTGGGCGCCTGA
- a CDS encoding MarR family transcriptional regulator has product MGEPTRKAAVEALGEQVIRLNKANAVLKAQVAARHAAGDSPGIELAAYALLFHLVKEGPRRASALAETACVDPSTVSRQVAELVKAGLVERVPDPDDGRASLLVATERGREQHAVRVARRHRMFDRVLSDWSVDDLSALTALLDRFNDDLLAARPTLLDEMAPAAADPQTQTLEHSAS; this is encoded by the coding sequence ATGGGCGAGCCGACCCGAAAGGCAGCCGTCGAGGCCCTGGGCGAGCAGGTCATCCGGCTGAACAAGGCCAATGCGGTCCTCAAGGCGCAGGTCGCTGCCCGGCACGCCGCCGGGGACAGCCCCGGCATCGAGCTGGCGGCGTACGCGCTGCTCTTCCACCTGGTCAAGGAAGGCCCGCGCCGGGCCTCCGCCCTCGCCGAGACCGCCTGCGTCGACCCTTCCACGGTCAGCCGGCAGGTCGCCGAGCTGGTCAAGGCCGGGCTGGTCGAGCGTGTCCCCGACCCGGACGACGGCCGGGCCAGCCTGCTGGTCGCCACCGAGCGTGGTCGCGAGCAGCACGCCGTTCGCGTCGCCCGGCGGCACCGGATGTTCGACCGGGTGCTGTCCGACTGGTCGGTCGACGACCTGTCCGCGCTCACCGCCCTGCTCGACCGCTTCAACGACGACCTCCTGGCTGCCCGCCCCACCCTGCTGGACGAGATGGCTCCGGCCGCAGCCGACCCGCAGACCCAGACCCTGGAGCACTCCGCCTCATGA